Within Brachyhypopomus gauderio isolate BG-103 chromosome 4, BGAUD_0.2, whole genome shotgun sequence, the genomic segment CCACACCAGCAGTGCAAATGTCAGCCATGAATTATAAGTGATGCTCCATACCtgcactcacccacacacacacacgcacacacacacacacacacacacacacacacacacacacacactgtgttacTCTCCTGTGTCagtcattgtgtgtttgtgagtactcCTTGCCCTGCTCTGCTCTAGTTGTTAGTTCTCTGTGCATTCTGTTTAGTGTTTTTCTAGTTAGCTCTGTGCCTGTATTTATCCCTTACTCTGTTTCTCTGTTAGTTGTCGGTTCTTCCcgtttcctctgcttcctgctTTAGTTCCTTTAGTGTCCGTCGTGTGTATTCCCTATCTTCTGTTACCGTGTTCTTATGCTGCATTCAAGTGGAAGTCGGGCAGTAGATTTCTCCGAGGTGAAACTCGTTCACGCGACTTGCTCGCGTTcatatggtttgtgtgtgtgaaatgaaagtAAAATGGAGGCTGTCGAACGTTTGTTCGTCGTTTGGCTAATCATCAGTATTTACAAATTGCATACACGTCAATTCATCATGTAATGTACACGATACTTAACAGTAGCTGCCACTATTCATAACTGTTTATATGTATGTGaacaaaatttaaaataatGATATTCTGTCAGCAAAACATTAGCTGTTGGTTTTAGTTTTTGAACACAAATGCAGCAAAACTATGTGTTGATAATAGAGGTTTAAAAATAACGTTACTATTGGAATTAGCGTACGAATTGTACATCATTATTTAGCATCTTACTGTTAATGTATtgttcagccattttggaaataGCGTTTACGTCACAACTCGGCCAGTTCGTGCTGCATCGAAAATCTCCATGTGTCCGACTTCAGCTTCCGACATCAGAGGGTGTTCATGTCGTGCCCTCTGGTGGGAAACTCGGTTTTCCCATAAAACCGACACCACTTGAATGCAGCATTAGTGCTAACGTTGTCGTATTTTGTCTAGTCCCCGCTTACTTTTCCCTGAGTATTAGAGTCCTTGTGTCTTTGTAGTTCCTTTGGTTAGTTTAGGTCATGTTGCCTTTATGTTCTCGTTTGTAGTGTAAGTTCTTCTTTAGGTGTAATGCTGTGTATTTTATAACTTAGTTGTCCTGTTAGCCGTGTTATCGCTTGTATGTTTTCTTTGTCAAACATTCCTGTTTACTTAGTAGTTCTTCTTTGTTTTATCCGTTGTCttctttatttaataaatttaacAAAAACCTGCaattgcgtcacacccgccccctTGATACGTTACACTAAGATAAAAaattcagacccctccatgaagTGAGGGAGTCATAGGGTGTTCAAATATTTACATTCctgactatatatatatgtatagagCAATGCATTAGTTatcatgaacaacacatgaagtaacacattaacaataattaactaacgttaagtaaacatgtaattGTTGTGGCTCTTTGTAGCTTATTccttaaaggaatatattacattcagtgtaatgtaatataatttgtaaatcaaacgatgccggaacgcaaacagcggacaacataaaatgttaccggatcgaggcagacagttaccggaacgcacacagagttcccggatcctgttccggcaggatccggcacaaattaagccctgattacattgtactgatttacctACGTAAGTAATGGGTAACCTGGAAATATCCAGAATCTATCAGCATAGGAGCTGAAGTGTGTCCATACTGTTTTTAGTTCTTTAGTCCCTTTTGTtccaaactaaaacactaaagctctaaaaaggtgcgagcaacaaagagccaaaacaggaaccgcaactgttacatgtttacttaacgttaatTATTATAacgttaattattgttaatgtgttacttcatgtgttgttcatgttaactaatgcattacttcacgttagttagtaaacacttaatgtaaagtgttaccaaggATGCTCACCATCATGGTGATGAGAGCACACACGTAGCTCTGTCTCATGATGGCCTGACCGAGCTGAGAGAGGGAGCTGGGTTGAGAAGACATCATGTCCTCTACATCATCCAGCGTCTCAGCCGTCCTGCCACTGTCTTCCCCACAGCTCACTTCCACAAAGTCTGGACAGAACCACgaaccacagcacacacaggacaACACAACACAAGCCCCGTTCGTGTTAGACTTGTCCTTCAGGACCCTGTCTCTCCAGGCTTGTCTCTTCAAACAGATCTTTCAGGACGTACCGTAAGAGGAGTCATCAGGGGTGTACACTGGCAGAACAAGACAATGTGGGTAGCCAACATTCGAGAGCAGGGAGTTCAGCTCAATGGACTCACGGTCCTGCCAAGTGCTATTTATCGCCATAACAACAGCCTGAGAAATAAGAAGTATTAATAATCACTGTAGACAGATGATAAAACACAAGCACAATGCCCATACCGTACAATGCAGTAATGCATAAAGGaggtatgaaaccatactgGTTAATcgtatattaatatttaaacttTGCTTAAAAGGGAGGTCATCTTATATTCGTAAACATTTCAAAAAGGTAACTAACTGAAATTTTGTCATGTGGCTCCTGCTGTTTTTGCAAGTTTGTAGATTCCATTAAAAATACCGGTGTAATACAAAAGTTATTAACATTgcagcattattattattacaacattattattattacaatacaACTGTTCTAAAATGTAACATGAACATTGCAAAAAACCCGCAAGAGTAGAAAGCAGATATATGTGAATGTATCTGTGAATGCATCTGTGAATGCGtttgtgcagtgtcctgtgctcgtcgttgtttgagtctacgtgtcGCTGAATGTTgagtgttctacgtgcgctgtctgcgctactTATATGTGAAAATAAACGTGACATCTAGAGAAAAGGattttgtgtctcgtccttcatcgTGCCTCCGGACGTTACAGTTATTATGATAATGCATATTTGAAACCACCACAAATCTTTTTGTCAATGCATGTATCTACTGAATCAAATAGTTTTCTTATATTTCATTCTATGagacaaatacaaacaaatacaaTATTACATTTATGGCTGTATGCATCCCACAGGATGTGTGATTCATTATCACCTCAGACTTTCCAGGTGAGAGGAAGCTGCCATCTACGATCTTGGAGAAACTAGGTGGAATATTTGAGTCTCTTGCAGGACTCTGTATCTCTTCACGTGCATCCTTAGACAGAATGGATTTATTCTGCAAATACACTGAGGTTCAGTTGCAACAAACACAGACTCATCATGACACTGTATCTAAATTGAAAAGACCTGAAGGCAATTCAGGTTTTAGCAGGCAATTAATGCACATAATGGAACCAAAATGATCTAACGTGCTGCAAGATTGAAGAGCATACAAGAACATTTAAATGCACAAGTTGAATATAGCAGCTGACAaagtgtcacgtccagcccctccctcctccctggtcccgcctagctcccgctcccatttgtccctccgtctgtctgtcacgccctcgtcgttagtctcgcacacctgagtcttgttccaccgtcgtgtttccgtgtataaaaaccccctcgtgttttaccccggtgtcggtcattccctgcacgGTAATCCCTCGCTCCTTCTCTATCTCGTTTCTCCTAAAGACCTGTTCCTCCCGCTATTCATGTTCTCCCTTTGACTTCGCTCCCTGTCTGTTTGTTAGTTGTTCCCAGTGTCTAGCGCCTGTGTTCTGAGTGTATGTTCCCTCGTTGGTATTTCTTATATGATTCTGTCTTGCTGTCTGTTTGGGTTATCCTACTGTTGTGCTTTAGCGTTTCTTGTGTCTAGTTGCCCCGGTATTCTTTGTTGCTTATGTGTTTACAGTTTGTTAGTTGTGTGTTCATGCGTATGCTTGTTCCCAGTTGTTTAACGTACCCGTTTAGTTTATGCTCTCTCCCCGTTAGTTTGCTTAGCTCCCTCTGTCTTCCGTGTCCTTATCGTGTTTGTATCCCCTTTTCATTAAAATCTACTAAGAactctgcatttgcgtcatgcctgcccatCGCAAACGTTACACAAAGTATTTACAGCCACCATGTGCCAACTTCCCAGCCACACTGCATTGCCTTGCGCACCAGTGACCTTTTGTTCCAAAGCTTGGAGAGGTTGGAGGGATTTCTCAATAGCACCTCCCTAAGTGGTATGGAATCTTGGATTCTGAATTATTCCCCATGATTCATCATACCACTTATTCTTCAGGACTGCAGATTAAACAAGGACCGGCACCGCAGGGTGTTGTGATGACCTGGGGGTCAGTACCCAGTACAGCTGATCCCATATGTCACGTTGTCTATTGGTAGTTGTCTATTGATTTTCTACTGTTAGATCCACTTGTGGATGTTCCTTGTGTTTTACAAAAGCAACGTACCTCCTCAGCATGAATCCATTTTTGTAGAAGAGCCACCGTTGTGTAATAGAGTACCAGGAGCATCAGAGGGTTTATTATCATAGGCCAGCTCACATGAGCCCGCACACCCAGACTGTAGGGCTCAGATGTGTTCGTGTGAATGACTGCAGTTATACCAAACAgtctgaaaaagagagaaaggaagaaacAAATAAGGCTTCAGCCTTAAACTCGAGACAgtattaatatataaatatttacacAATACAGTTATTATTTAGCAATAGAGATTTATCAAAAACATTGAATATTTATACCCTTATATCCCATTCATTCTTTAACacttttaatgaatgaatggattcacatttatatagcaccttgcAAGGAACTCGAGGTCACGATGAACATACACTTTTTACATGCAGTCATGTGCCAGTATGTAAGTAGAAATGATATCTTGAGAGTGTATAACTCAGACTTTGTGTTTCTACCTGGCATACACGTCCTCGGGAGGCACCATCAGCTGAAACAGAGGCAGCTGATAAAGATAAAGGATCAGGATGTGTCCACCACTGAATATAGTCAGCAGCACACACAGTGTGCAGAAGCGGAGCAGACTGATAGAGTAGTCCAAAATCCAACACCACACAAGGCCCAGGAATGTCACGAAATACAACGCCGATGTCAAGGAGGGCATGGTTATACCTGGAGAAACACCGGCACAAATGAGTGACAAGGGCTAGTGCACAAGTGCAGTGTTTGTGAGCTTATAAAAAGTTGAGTGTCTGCATACATACAAAACATAATACTTACAGCATATGTTTTTGATTGCTATAATGAACTGGCATTTTAACACATCAACttataaattttttaaatagaTTTGTTGTTCAGTGGCATAATGTAAAATTCTGGATGACCACCACAAGTAGCATGGTGGGAGCCCATATTTAAATGTTATTATTTCAGGTGTGGTTTCAGGTTAGCCCAAGGTGTGAAACTGCTGGGAGTGGCCTTACTAGCCACCAGGCAGATATATTGAGAGGTGTTCCCTACTAGAATTAGTGTGCAAGTGTGTCCTGATTAGATTTGTCTTCTCTGCTGGTAAGGTAGGCCCAAGTTTTCCAATTTACTTTTGGGCTTAGACTGCTTGTTACCAGGTTGTTTTGCTGGTTCTAGAGCTAATTGCTATTACTAGTTTCAGGTGTGGTTTCAGGTTAGCCCAAGGTGTGAAACTGCTGGAAGTGGCCTTACTAGCCACCAGGCAGATATATTCAGGGGAGTCCAGCAACTAGACAGATTACTTCTTCTACCTCGTCCCATTCTACATCAACACAGAGGCAATCTCCTTCAAATTTGGCTAAgtatttctttctctcactctactACTTTACCATCAAGTTACTTCACTGCTGCAATTTAAGCATGTGCTTTTCAATACCTTCTCTTTCATCCCACAGAGCCAGACGTTCCCATCGTTACCGCAAGAAGCGCAATGCAAGGAATCTCATCCATCCCCCAAGGTCGTCACATTCTCAGACCAGGGTGATGGGTGGACTCTGGAATTTCCAATCTGTGGTTCGGAAACCTGACTTCATTTCAGCCTTAGCATCTCATCATTCACTGCACTTCCTGGCTTTGACTGAGACCTGGATCACTCCTGAGAACTTCGTGACTCCAGCAGCCCTGTCCTCTGCCTTTAACTTCTCCCACTCTCCAAGACATACTGGCAGGGGTGGTGGCACAGGTTTGCTCTTGTCTAGGAAGTGGAACTTCACTCCACTTTCATTCTCACATCTCTCTATTTCTTCTTTTGAATATCATGCTGTCACTGTCTCTTTCCCCACTAAACTGCATATAATTGTCATATACCGCCCTCCTTCTCTTCTAAGTAACTTCATAGACGAGTTGGATGTTCTTCTGAGTCTCTTCCCCATTGACGGAACCCCATTGATTCTCCTTGGTGACTTCAATCTTCCATCGAACAAGCTGCAGTCATCATGTCTTGAACCGCTGCTCTCATCCTTCAACCTTGCTCTCAACCTGACCCCTCCAACGCACAGAGCAGGCAACATCCTAGACCTGATCTTCAGCAGACCGGCCCCAGCGCTGGATATGACACTAACCCCCATACACTGCTCAGATCATCACTTTCTATCTTTCACATTCTCCCTTACTGCTCTCCCTGTCAATGCCTCTCCTTCAGGCTCGTCATTCTCTCGACATAACCTgcactccatctctcactcatcTGTGGCTTCAACTATCCTTACTACCCTTCCACATCCTGACTCATTTCCATCTCTTTCCTTGGATACAGCCACAGATACATTGCTTTCTTCACTCTCGTCTGCAGTTAACCTTTTGTGTCCTCTTTCCTCCAGGCCAGCCAGATCCTCCCCACCTGCCCCGTGGCTGACTGAAGTCCTATGCAGCAACCGGAGAGAGCTAagaaaggcagagaggaagTGGAGAAAGTCCCAGCTTGACTCTGACCTACACTCCTATCAAGCTCTCCTTTACAAGTTCTCAACAGAGGTTACTGCTGCCAAGTCATCCTTCTACAAGGAGAAACTGGAAGCATCAGCGTCGGATCCACACAGGCTCTTTAGGAtcttttcctctcttctcaaacccccctctcccccaccaccctctTCACTTACCCAGGAGGATTTTGTTACCTTCTTTGAGGATCTTCTTCTCTACTTCCTTCACCAATACTCATCCTCTTGCCATTAATTCCTTAAcatgtttttctcctctttccaCAGATGAGGTCCTACAGCTACTTAAATCCAGCAACCCAACAACCTGCCCACTGGATCCCattccatccacactcttcCAGACAGTCTCCATGGATCTGTTACCCTTCATCACGTTCATCATGAACAGCTCCTTGTCATCAGGCCAGGTCCCAGCTGCATTCAAGACTGCCAGAGTGGTCCCAATTCTGAAGAAGCCCACCCTGGACAGCTCAGATGTCTGCAACTACCGACCAGTATCACTCCTTCCTTACCTATCAAAAATTCTTGTGCGTGCTGTATACAAccgtctctctttctcactcagaACCTGCTCCAGGACCCCAACCAGTCGGGCTTCAAAccagcacactcaacagaaacggCCCTCATAGCGGTGACTGAGAAGCTCCAGACTGCAAGTGCATCTTAACTGTCATCGGTTCTGATCCTTCTGGACCTCTCTGCAGCTTTTGACACGGTGAACCACAAGATCCTCCTATCTGTCCTCGCTGACCTGGGAATCGCGGGCTCTGCATGGAAATGGCTTGAGTCCTATCTAGAGAGACGTTCTTACCATGTAACATGGGGAGGGTCTACATCTGCTCCTTGCAGGCTCCTTACTGGTGTCCCTGAAGGCTCAGTGCTAGGTCCTCTCCTCTTTTCACTCTACACCCGTTCTCTTGGTGATGTAATTACCTCTCATGATTTCTTGTaccactgctatgctgatgacactcaactAATGCCTTCCCACCATCTGATACTCAGGTTTGCAGCAATATCTCTACATGTCTGACTAACATCTCTTCACGGATGGCAGCTCATCATCTAAAGCTCAATCCCAGCAAGACTGAGCTGCTGTTCATCCCTGGAGCTACAGGTCCTCAGCAGGATTTTGCCATCTCATTCAAGAACTCTTTGATTGTTCCGTCTAAAGATGCAAGAAACCTTGGGGTGACTCTGGATGACCAGTTGTCGTTCTCTGCCCATATTCCGAACCTGACTCGGTCATGCAGATACTTTCTCTACAACATCCGATGTATCCGACCCTTCCTCTCTCAGGAggcctcccaggtgcttgtccagtctcttgtcatttcaaggctcgactactgcaactctctcctggctggtcttcctctgcaggccatcaggcccttgcaactgatccagaatgcagcagcaaggcttgtctttaatctacccaagttcactcatgtcactccactgctgcgctcccttcactggcttcccgtGGCTGCTCGCATACAGTTTAAAATTctgatgcttgcctacaaagccaaaaatggacccgCTCCTTCATACCTTATGGCAATGGTCAAGAGTCAATCCGCACCTCGAGCCCTTCGCGCTTCAAGTACGGCTCGGCTTGACCCGCCATCCCTCAAGATTCATGGAAGACACGTGACAAGatgcttctctgtcctggctcccagatggtggaacgaacttccactggctatccgaacagtgaactctctcacggttttcaaacgcagactgaagacccatctctttgtaaagcacttataagcactaatctactgaagcattggtataaatcgtatcagcactggcaactgtttatggcagtgcttgagctcgagtagtttggacttaagAGTGTATATTCTGAGATGCTTaagagatgcatattctgactaaacacttagcacttttgtaagtcactctgcataagagcgtctgctaaatgttgtaaatgtaaatgtaaattattattttacattgaCGATTCTCTCCTGTTTCACAGTCCAAAGAAAATTAGACATTTTGGCATAATTGTAGACTCTACTTTAACCTTTAAATTGAGGGTGTTACCAAAATAGATTTTTCATTGAAAATAATGAACAAATGGTAGTCCCTTTCTAAAACCACAGATGCAATGAAGCTGATTggagtttttgtttgttcctgaCTGGACTACTGTAGACAAAATCACATCTGACAGAACGCAGCTTATTCAGATTATTCAGATTATTGCAGCCAGAGTAGGACAAAAAACACCCACTTTTGCTTCATGACACCTAGTGCCTGTTAGTTTAGAATTGATATTCCGTTTATTTCACTGGTGTTTAAAATATGATGGATTGGCACCTACATACATTTTGGAATGCCTAAAAGAATATACACCACAAATCTTGCTTTGAGATCATCAGGTGCTTTATTCGATGTTTCTGATGAAGCAAGAAAAGACTGGTGCAGCAAAACATACGTGTGGTTATATGTAAATACCTGCCAAAACAtatagtggggaaaataagtatttagtcagtcaccaattgtgcaagttctcccacttaaaaagatgagagaggccggtaattgacatcataggtagacctcaactatgagagacaaaatgtggaaaaaaaattgagaaaatcattttgtctgacttttaaagaatttatttgcaaataatggtggaaaataagtatttggtcaataacaaaagttcatctcaatactttgttgtatatcctctgttggcaatgtgTATTGCcgcgcccccgtgtcattgttatcacctgttccttgtttcggttctatgtatttaagtcccgtcattccccagtctggtatccgtggttttgttcatgctgtttggTTGTCTACTCTGTGCCTTGTCATTCCGTCGGTTCGTGCGTCGTTTTGTCTGCCTGTTTGATCCCTAGTTCGTGAGTCCTCCTGGTTTCTGTTTTGTCATGCCTGTTTTTCGTTCTTGTTCGGATTGCTTcaacgttatgacccctgcctatTTTATCGACcctggttttggtattccctgtattaaatctcgctcatcacagcatttgtgtccgtctcctcgctccgtggcgcaagccacgttacaccaCTGTACATGTGGTCATATGTAAATACCTGCCAAAACATGTGTGGTCATATGTAAATACCTGCCAAAACATACATGTGGTCATATGTAAATACCTGCCAAAACATACGTGTGCTCATGTGTAAATACCTGCTAAAACGTGTGCTAAAATGTAAATACCTGTCAAAACATACGTGTGGTCATATGTAAATACCTGCCAAAACATACATGTGCTCATGTGTAAATACCTTCCAAAACATACGTGTGCTTATATGTAAATACCTGCCAAAACATACATGTGGTCATATGTAAATACCTGCCAAAACATACATGTGGTCATATGTAAATACCTGTCAAAACATACATGTGGTCATATGTAAATACTTGCCAAAACATACATGTGGTCATATGTAAATACCTGCCAAAACATACATGTGGTCATATGTAAATACCTGTCAAAACATATGTGTGCTTATATGTAAATACCTGGCAAAACATACATGTGCTCATGTGTAAATACCTGCCAAAACATGTGTGCTCATATGTAAATACCTGCCAAAACATACATGTGGTCATATGTAAATACCTGCCAAAACATACATGTGGTCATATGTAAATACCTGTCAAAACATACATGTGGTCATATGTAAATACCTGTCAAAACATACGTGTGCTTATATGTAAATACCTGGCAAAACATATATGTGGTCATATGTAAATACCTGCCAAAACATACGTGTGCTCATATGTAAATACCTGTCAAGCCCAGCAGTATAGCCAGCACCACTTTTCCAGCCGTGTTGATGACAGTGGAGAGGAGCAGACGCAGGCCAGCAGCGAGGACCATGATCTTCTGCACACACTGAGAAGGAGGAGCAGGTGGCGTGATGCTCTCCTCAGAGCTGTCGGAGAACgaaccctcactctcctcctcgtACTCGGAGTCAGACGCTTCACCATCCTAAAGGATAAAGGATGTTGGTAATATGAAAACTGAGAGAAAAGGTTCCTAAATGCACTTTACAAATGAAACCACAGTGTTTTAGACTGTTTACACAGACTTGTCATGACTCTCCATatgcattgcacacacacaaaacctttTGGATTCCATAAGCAAAGGTGGTGAGGGCAGGCtatgtatatattgtatatatgtatacttATGCATGTGAATAACTGCAGTGTAATGAAGTAAAATATGTAGAAAGATGTTAAATGTACAAAGATGAAAATAAATTTTACACAAGGCAACACTGGTTCATTTGTTGCACACATAATGACCTCTTCAGCTGCATCTTGAAAGAGCATTGTGTTTCTCAGGAAACCTTCACTGTGATCTCTCGttatacagcacacacacacacacacacactcaccagctgCTTTATTAGagacacctgtccaactgctcatgaatgcaaatgtcaaatcagccaatcacatggcagcaagaaaggtgatttaagtgacttaagtggcatggttgtttatgccagacgggctggtgtGAGTATtacagaaactgctgatctactgggattttcacgcacaaccatctctagggtttacagagaatggtccgaaaaagaaaaaatatccaGTGGTTTTCCAGTGATTTGCAGACTCTATGGGGAATGtctccagtaccttgttgaatctatacCACAAAGGactaaggcagttctgaaggcaaaaggaggtccaacctggtactagtaaggtgtacctaataaagtggccggtgagtgtaagTTGGTTTA encodes:
- the LOC143511690 gene encoding uncharacterized protein LOC143511690, whose translation is MIGHNRFSDVDGWNIFRLLVPDFGLFLSTFFILRLSNRLLRPRVQTSEQCDETSDIEDGEASDSEYEEESEGSFSDSSEESITPPAPPSQCVQKIMVLAAGLRLLLSTVINTAGKVVLAILLGLTGIYI